The following proteins come from a genomic window of Solwaraspora sp. WMMA2065:
- a CDS encoding VWA domain-containing protein, with product MIRFLQPWWLLALLPVLAIAGMYVWRQFRRKAYAVRFTNVDLLRTLAPRGLGWRRHLAAGAFLLSLLVLASALARPSIDAEESLERATVILAIDVSLSMEADDVTPSRIEAAQQAAKEFVAELPEGYNIGLVAFAKSANVLVSPTKDRAAVSQAIDGLVLAEATATGEAVFTSLEAIRLVPTDGAQGPPPARIVLLSDGYRTSGRSVEEAAASASAANVPVSTIAFGTDDGQVQIGNQVQRVPVDRFALAELAEATNGFFYEAASVGELNQVYEDMGSSIGQRTVPREITQWYAALALLLALGAAVLSLLWTSRLP from the coding sequence ATGATCCGTTTCCTGCAGCCCTGGTGGCTGCTCGCCCTGCTGCCGGTTCTGGCGATCGCCGGGATGTACGTGTGGCGTCAGTTCCGCCGCAAGGCGTACGCGGTCCGGTTCACCAACGTGGACCTGCTGCGCACGCTGGCCCCGCGTGGCCTCGGCTGGCGTCGTCACCTGGCCGCCGGGGCGTTCCTGCTGAGTCTGCTGGTGCTGGCGTCGGCGCTGGCCCGGCCGTCGATCGACGCTGAGGAGTCGCTGGAGCGGGCCACCGTCATTCTCGCCATCGACGTGTCGCTGTCGATGGAGGCCGACGACGTGACTCCGAGTCGGATCGAGGCGGCCCAGCAGGCGGCGAAGGAGTTCGTCGCGGAGCTGCCGGAGGGCTACAACATCGGGCTGGTCGCGTTCGCCAAGTCGGCGAACGTGCTGGTCTCGCCGACCAAGGACCGGGCTGCGGTGTCCCAGGCGATCGACGGTCTGGTGCTGGCCGAGGCCACCGCCACCGGCGAGGCCGTGTTCACTTCGTTGGAGGCGATCCGGCTGGTGCCGACCGACGGTGCGCAGGGCCCGCCGCCGGCCCGGATCGTGCTGCTGTCGGACGGCTACCGCACCTCGGGCCGGTCGGTCGAGGAGGCCGCTGCGTCGGCGTCGGCGGCCAACGTACCGGTGTCGACGATCGCGTTCGGCACCGACGACGGCCAGGTGCAGATCGGTAACCAGGTGCAGCGGGTGCCGGTGGACCGGTTCGCGCTGGCCGAGCTGGCTGAGGCGACCAACGGCTTCTTCTACGAGGCGGCGTCGGTCGGCGAGCTCAACCAGGTGTACGAGGACATGGGCTCGTCGATCGGGCAGCGGACCGTGCCCCGGGAGATAACCCAGTGGTACGCGGCCCTGGCGTTGCTGCTGGCGTTGGGCGCGGCGGTACTCAGTCTGCTGTGGACCTCGCGGCTGCCGTGA
- a CDS encoding DUF58 domain-containing protein: MARTVAVTAAVPSSGRAEAVLSRLYLTVTRKLDGLLQGDYVGLLPGPGSEAGESTEYRPGDDVRRMDWPVTARTTVPHVRRTVADRELEAWVAVDLSASLDFGTARCLKRDLAVSAAAAMVHLSARGGNRVGAVIGTGDPALGGVLSRLPARTGRKEAHGLLRAIAGTQSRPGRSDLGALVDMLNRPPRRRGVAVVISDFLAPPQQWGRPVRKLAVRHDVLAVEVVDPRELELPDAGVLTLADPETGTLHEVQTADPRLRRRYAEAAGAQRAAIAQTLRGAGAAHLRLRTDSDWLLDIVRFVAGQRHARTRGIARPAPTPRPESEAR, encoded by the coding sequence CTGGCCCGGACAGTCGCAGTGACCGCTGCGGTGCCGAGCTCGGGCCGGGCGGAGGCGGTGCTGTCCCGGCTCTACCTGACCGTCACCCGCAAGCTCGACGGCCTGCTGCAGGGCGACTACGTGGGGCTGCTGCCCGGTCCGGGCAGTGAGGCCGGTGAGTCGACCGAGTACCGGCCCGGTGACGACGTGCGCCGGATGGACTGGCCGGTGACGGCCCGGACCACCGTGCCGCACGTACGGCGTACCGTCGCCGACCGGGAGTTGGAAGCCTGGGTGGCGGTGGACCTGTCGGCCAGCCTGGACTTCGGCACCGCCCGCTGCCTCAAACGGGACCTGGCCGTCTCGGCGGCGGCGGCGATGGTGCACCTGAGCGCGCGGGGCGGCAACCGGGTGGGCGCGGTGATCGGCACCGGTGATCCGGCGCTCGGCGGCGTCCTTTCCCGGCTGCCGGCGCGGACCGGCCGCAAGGAGGCGCACGGGCTGCTGCGGGCGATCGCCGGCACCCAGTCCCGACCCGGCCGCAGCGACCTCGGTGCCCTGGTCGACATGCTGAACCGGCCGCCGCGTCGCCGCGGCGTCGCCGTGGTGATCTCCGACTTCCTGGCCCCGCCGCAGCAGTGGGGCCGGCCGGTCCGAAAACTCGCGGTCCGCCACGACGTCCTCGCCGTCGAGGTGGTCGATCCGCGTGAGCTGGAGCTGCCCGACGCCGGCGTGCTGACCCTGGCCGACCCGGAGACCGGCACGCTGCACGAGGTGCAGACCGCCGATCCGCGGCTGCGCCGGCGGTACGCCGAGGCGGCCGGGGCGCAGCGGGCGGCGATCGCGCAGACTCTGCGCGGTGCCGGCGCGGCCCACCTGCGGCTGCGGACCGACTCGGACTGGCTGCTGGACATCGTCCGGTTCGTCGCCGGGCAGCGGCACGCCCGTACCCGTGGCATCGCCCGCCCGGCCCCCACCCCGCGCCCGGAAAGCGAAGCTCGATGA
- a CDS encoding MoxR family ATPase, with product MAQPTTPESSTPTAAPPSPPEATPAADATLLERAMFEVKRVIVGQDRMVERMFVALLARGHCLLEGVPGVAKTLAVETLATVVGGSFARIQFTPDLVPADLVGTRIYRQSSEKFDIELGPVFVNFLLADEINRAPAKVQSALLEVMSERQVSLGGQTHPVPDPFLVMATQNPIEQEGVYPLPEAQRDRFLMKIVVGYPTDAEEREIVYRMGVEAPQPSVVFKPTDLVDLQRKADKVFVHNALVDYTVRLVLATRAPAEHGMPDVAQLIQYGASPRASLGIVRATRALALLRGRDYALPQDVQDIAPDILRHRLVLSYDALADDVPADHVVGRIMQMVPLPSVAPRQNATPQPVGPMGHAAPAAAVPGPPGGAGWPGQSQ from the coding sequence GTGGCCCAGCCGACCACGCCCGAATCTTCGACACCGACCGCTGCGCCACCGTCGCCCCCCGAGGCGACACCGGCCGCCGACGCGACCCTGCTGGAGCGGGCGATGTTCGAGGTCAAACGGGTCATCGTCGGTCAGGACCGGATGGTCGAGCGGATGTTCGTCGCGCTGCTCGCCCGGGGGCACTGCCTGCTGGAAGGCGTCCCCGGGGTGGCGAAGACGCTCGCCGTGGAGACTCTGGCCACCGTCGTCGGTGGCTCGTTCGCCCGGATCCAGTTCACCCCCGACCTGGTCCCCGCCGACCTGGTCGGCACCCGGATCTACCGGCAGTCCAGCGAGAAGTTCGACATCGAGCTCGGTCCGGTGTTCGTCAACTTCCTGCTCGCCGACGAGATCAACCGCGCGCCGGCCAAGGTGCAGTCGGCGCTGCTCGAGGTGATGAGCGAGCGGCAGGTGTCGCTGGGCGGGCAGACGCATCCCGTACCGGATCCGTTCCTGGTGATGGCCACCCAGAACCCGATCGAGCAGGAGGGCGTCTACCCGCTGCCGGAGGCGCAGCGCGACCGGTTCCTGATGAAGATCGTGGTGGGCTATCCGACCGACGCGGAGGAGCGGGAGATCGTCTACCGGATGGGGGTGGAGGCGCCGCAGCCGAGCGTCGTTTTCAAGCCCACCGACCTGGTCGACCTGCAGCGCAAGGCGGACAAGGTGTTCGTGCACAACGCGCTGGTCGACTACACCGTACGCCTGGTGCTGGCCACCCGGGCGCCGGCCGAGCACGGCATGCCGGACGTCGCGCAGCTGATCCAGTACGGTGCCAGCCCGCGTGCCTCGCTGGGCATCGTGCGGGCCACCCGGGCATTGGCGCTGCTGCGCGGGCGCGACTACGCGTTGCCGCAGGACGTGCAGGACATCGCCCCGGACATCCTGCGTCACCGGCTGGTGCTCAGCTACGACGCGCTGGCCGACGACGTGCCCGCCGACCACGTCGTCGGGCGGATCATGCAGATGGTGCCGCTGCCGTCGGTAGCCCCCCGGCAGAACGCGACGCCGCAGCCGGTGGGACCGATGGGACATGCCGCGCCGGCCGCCGCGGTGCCCGGCCCGCCCGGTGGCGCCGGCTGGCCCGGACAGTCGCAGTGA
- a CDS encoding PH domain-containing protein, producing the protein MTEQSAAPAAPISPLEPWPETVQWQPVSRDLVWVELIRLAIGMSFLLVGLGVGWAITGFWFVGVGFAAAVLLTVLRVVATVRAVYAWGYAERDDDLLVRHGLLVRRLSIVPYARMQFVDVSAGPLERAFDLATVQLHTAAAASDARVPGLRPAEASRLRDRLTALGEIRAEGL; encoded by the coding sequence GTGACCGAACAGTCCGCCGCACCGGCAGCCCCGATCAGCCCTCTGGAGCCCTGGCCGGAGACGGTGCAGTGGCAGCCCGTCTCCCGCGACCTGGTCTGGGTGGAGCTGATCCGGCTCGCCATCGGGATGAGTTTCCTGCTCGTCGGGCTCGGGGTCGGCTGGGCGATCACCGGTTTCTGGTTCGTTGGCGTCGGCTTCGCCGCCGCCGTGCTGCTCACCGTGCTGCGGGTGGTGGCGACGGTGCGGGCCGTCTACGCCTGGGGGTACGCCGAGCGCGACGACGACCTGCTGGTGCGGCACGGGCTGCTGGTCCGCCGGCTGTCGATTGTCCCGTACGCCCGGATGCAGTTCGTCGACGTCTCCGCCGGCCCGCTGGAACGGGCCTTCGATTTGGCGACCGTGCAGCTGCACACGGCCGCGGCGGCCAGCGACGCCCGGGTGCCCGGGCTGCGGCCCGCCGAGGCGTCCCGGCTACGGGACCGGCTCACCGCGCTCGGCGAGATCCGGGCGGAGGGTCTGTGA
- a CDS encoding PH domain-containing protein, which yields MPGQAYPLPGQPYPPHGPVEEPRQRLHPLSPILKGSRALVVIIAGLSWQTLGRVGFGRFALLVVLCLLGYLAVAVISWYNTGYHVVGRELRIHEGLLWRRTRAIPLERLQAVEVVRPLLAQLTGLAELRLEVVGGGQTEAPLAYLTVADAATLRARLLALAGRAKPAPDAAAPDGTAPLPDGTPAGLPDPSAPPPGRLLHTVVNRDLLISQLLTPQTMFLPFGVAFVITQFAMDATWSFVAVASTLTATAGVILQPIRRVLSDWNFRLARDEVGLRVRHGLTETRSQTVPLHRIQAIGATWPLLWRGKRWLRLRLHVAGYAAPDGQGGGTQSDQLLPVGVLPTANHILADVLPGIALDALPMTPPPRRARWLNPLVQPKLGAGLANDVFSVRSGLLTRQMLVVPYARMQSVRVVRGPLQRLLGLATVYADTAGGPSAAAKDRDVAEAWWLAAELSDRARAARSTPADPPSPQPSI from the coding sequence CTGCCCGGACAGGCCTACCCGCTACCGGGCCAGCCGTACCCGCCGCACGGTCCGGTCGAGGAGCCCCGCCAGCGGCTGCATCCGCTGAGCCCGATCCTCAAGGGCAGCAGGGCCCTCGTGGTGATCATCGCCGGCCTGTCCTGGCAGACGCTCGGCCGGGTCGGCTTCGGTCGCTTCGCGCTGCTGGTCGTGCTGTGCCTGCTCGGCTACCTGGCGGTGGCGGTGATCAGCTGGTACAACACCGGCTACCACGTGGTCGGCCGTGAGCTGCGGATTCACGAAGGTCTGCTGTGGCGGCGGACCCGTGCCATCCCGCTGGAGCGGCTGCAGGCGGTCGAGGTTGTCCGGCCGCTGCTCGCCCAACTGACCGGCCTGGCCGAACTGCGGCTCGAAGTGGTCGGCGGTGGCCAGACCGAGGCGCCGCTGGCATATCTGACCGTCGCCGACGCCGCCACGCTGCGGGCCCGGCTGCTGGCGCTCGCCGGCCGCGCCAAGCCGGCCCCGGACGCGGCAGCTCCCGACGGGACGGCACCGCTGCCGGACGGCACCCCGGCCGGCCTGCCCGACCCGTCCGCGCCGCCACCCGGCCGGCTACTACACACCGTGGTCAACCGGGACCTGCTGATCAGCCAACTGCTCACCCCGCAGACCATGTTCCTGCCGTTCGGTGTCGCGTTCGTTATCACCCAGTTCGCGATGGACGCCACCTGGTCATTCGTGGCGGTCGCCAGCACCCTGACCGCCACCGCCGGGGTGATCCTGCAGCCGATCCGGCGGGTGCTCAGCGACTGGAACTTCCGGCTGGCCCGCGACGAGGTGGGTCTGCGGGTCCGGCACGGGCTGACCGAGACCCGGTCGCAGACCGTACCGCTGCACCGGATCCAGGCGATCGGTGCGACCTGGCCGCTGCTGTGGCGGGGGAAGAGGTGGCTGCGGTTGCGGTTGCACGTCGCCGGCTACGCCGCACCGGACGGGCAGGGTGGCGGCACCCAGTCCGACCAGTTGCTGCCGGTCGGCGTACTGCCCACCGCGAACCACATCCTCGCCGACGTGCTGCCCGGAATCGCGCTCGACGCGCTGCCGATGACGCCGCCGCCGCGCCGGGCCCGCTGGCTCAACCCGCTGGTGCAGCCGAAGCTCGGTGCCGGGCTTGCCAACGACGTGTTCAGTGTCCGCAGCGGGTTGCTGACCCGGCAGATGCTGGTCGTGCCGTACGCGAGGATGCAGAGCGTACGGGTGGTGCGCGGGCCGCTGCAGCGGCTGCTCGGGCTGGCCACCGTGTACGCCGACACCGCCGGCGGGCCGAGCGCCGCCGCCAAGGACCGGGACGTGGCCGAGGCGTGGTGGCTGGCGGCGGAGCTCAGCGACCGGGCCCGCGCCGCCCGCAGCACGCCAGCCGATCCGCCCTCGCCGCAGCCGTCGATCTAA
- a CDS encoding helix-turn-helix transcriptional regulator, with amino-acid sequence MAGSDYLISELRRLRESFGLTQDAWADRIHFSAKHVGAIERGERPALPDYLKAVDKVFGTALVRFYREFVRGDWTPVWYRPFVEYEGRATLLRVYHPTLIPGLLQTEAYARALLPAMNVPAEDVEQTLAARLDRQEIITRTTSPCRLVVILDEMAIRRTSGGPEVMREQLKALTEMGDRPNVQIHVVPLATPAYVGMYGPIVLASVEGRTVGFLEGHQEGRVVESPDRTASLESDWESIRQYALPCAQSLELITKAGETWT; translated from the coding sequence ATGGCTGGGAGCGATTATCTGATATCGGAGCTACGCCGGCTGCGCGAGTCGTTCGGGCTGACCCAGGATGCGTGGGCCGACCGGATCCACTTCTCGGCGAAGCACGTGGGTGCCATCGAGCGCGGCGAGCGGCCCGCACTGCCGGACTACCTGAAGGCCGTCGACAAGGTGTTCGGCACCGCGCTGGTCAGGTTCTATCGGGAGTTCGTCCGGGGCGACTGGACACCCGTGTGGTACCGGCCGTTCGTCGAGTACGAAGGTCGGGCGACCCTGCTGCGGGTCTACCATCCGACGCTGATCCCCGGACTGCTGCAAACCGAGGCGTACGCACGCGCTCTCCTGCCGGCAATGAACGTCCCGGCCGAGGACGTCGAACAGACGCTCGCGGCACGGCTGGACCGGCAAGAGATCATCACCCGAACCACCAGCCCGTGCCGCCTGGTCGTGATACTCGACGAAATGGCGATCCGCCGCACCTCCGGCGGGCCGGAAGTGATGCGCGAACAGCTCAAAGCACTGACGGAGATGGGCGATCGACCGAATGTACAGATCCACGTGGTGCCACTGGCCACCCCGGCGTATGTCGGGATGTACGGCCCGATCGTCCTGGCCTCGGTTGAGGGTCGCACAGTTGGCTTCCTCGAAGGCCACCAGGAAGGCCGGGTGGTGGAGTCGCCCGACCGCACCGCGAGCCTGGAGAGCGACTGGGAGTCGATCCGGCAGTACGCTCTACCCTGCGCGCAGTCGCTCGAACTGATCACGAAGGCGGGAGAGACATGGACCTGA
- a CDS encoding DUF397 domain-containing protein, translating into MDLTKPRWRKSTKSDTGACVEVADNITGRVLVRDTKDRDGAMLTFGPTAWRSFVSTAATLKP; encoded by the coding sequence ATGGACCTGACCAAGCCTCGTTGGCGTAAGAGCACCAAGTCCGACACAGGGGCCTGCGTCGAGGTGGCCGACAACATCACCGGGCGCGTCCTCGTGCGGGACACCAAGGACCGCGACGGCGCGATGCTGACCTTCGGACCGACCGCGTGGCGGTCCTTCGTGTCGACGGCTGCCACCCTGAAGCCTTGA